In a genomic window of Saccharothrix sp. HUAS TT1:
- a CDS encoding F0F1 ATP synthase subunit B, producing the protein MILAAEGEPSPVVPHLSEVIIGLIAFLLLLWVMKKYVSPRFEALYAERAAKIEGGIEKAEQAQAQAQEALEQYRAQLAEARAEAARIRDDARIEGEQIISELRAKAQEESSRIIAQGQTQLETQRAQIVAELRGELGRLAIDLADRVVGESLEDEVRRRGTVDRFLSELDGTSAPAAK; encoded by the coding sequence CCGGTCGTGCCGCACCTCTCCGAGGTCATCATCGGCCTCATCGCCTTCCTCCTCCTGCTGTGGGTCATGAAGAAGTACGTGTCCCCGCGGTTCGAGGCGCTGTACGCGGAGCGTGCGGCGAAGATCGAAGGCGGCATCGAGAAGGCGGAGCAGGCCCAGGCCCAGGCCCAGGAGGCCCTGGAGCAGTACCGGGCGCAGCTGGCCGAGGCTCGCGCCGAGGCGGCCCGCATCCGCGACGACGCCCGCATCGAGGGCGAGCAGATCATCAGCGAGCTGCGCGCCAAGGCGCAGGAGGAGTCCTCGCGGATCATCGCGCAGGGGCAGACCCAGCTGGAGACGCAGCGCGCGCAGATCGTCGCGGAGCTGCGCGGCGAGCTGGGCAGGCTGGCCATCGACCTGGCGGACCGGGTCGTCGGCGAGTCGCTGGAGGACGAGGTGCGCCGTCGGGGCACCGTCGACCGCTTCCTCTCCGAGCTCGACGGCACGTCGGCTCCGGCCGCCAAGTGA